The Halalkalibacter krulwichiae genome has a segment encoding these proteins:
- a CDS encoding EAL domain-containing protein, translating into MDPLDVLMNKDKVIPYFQPIFSADKQLVVGYEVLARIQTADGVQSLGSFFQDNSIPDEYRLEMDDHVQKLALDMYLGTDQTAILFFNYDATLFVKDNGETFIQRLEAYNKLGLDNQQIVLEFKEDDLMEEIDGHKHLFYYIQSLGIKLAIDGVRHNGNNLDLIAKLKPNIIKVDLTFMEDEELPHLYAEVHQPLSMLSRKLGATLLFESVSNFNQLNYSWRNGGRYYQGFYLHAPHPNFVDVNCCKEKMQKLFHHFIVYERKKMEAQFALSNELSTSIKQSMKQIQPEDPYDEMIQKIANEMDRFAFRIYICDAEGFQQSSNIEKEHGSHWKLKKEGRMKNWSWRPYFLENIVRMNIEKRGFLSDLYTDIERDERIRTYSYPISDQLYLFLDIPYEYLFEQEGLL; encoded by the coding sequence ATGGACCCCTTAGATGTACTTATGAATAAAGATAAAGTCATTCCATACTTTCAGCCAATATTTAGTGCAGATAAACAACTTGTCGTTGGATATGAAGTACTAGCGCGAATTCAGACAGCCGATGGCGTTCAGAGTCTAGGTTCGTTCTTCCAAGATAATAGCATTCCGGATGAGTATCGCTTGGAAATGGATGATCATGTACAAAAGCTTGCCCTTGATATGTATCTTGGAACAGATCAGACAGCTATTTTATTTTTCAACTACGATGCGACTCTTTTTGTAAAAGATAATGGAGAAACATTTATACAGCGACTTGAAGCTTATAACAAACTCGGACTCGATAACCAACAAATTGTACTAGAATTTAAAGAAGACGATTTGATGGAGGAAATAGATGGGCATAAACATTTATTTTACTACATTCAAAGCTTGGGTATTAAATTAGCTATTGATGGAGTTCGTCATAATGGCAATAATTTAGATTTAATTGCAAAGTTAAAACCGAATATTATAAAAGTCGATTTAACATTTATGGAAGATGAGGAGCTACCTCATCTCTATGCTGAGGTACATCAACCGCTCTCGATGCTTTCTCGTAAATTAGGAGCGACATTATTATTTGAATCTGTATCTAATTTCAATCAACTAAATTATTCTTGGAGAAATGGTGGCCGTTATTATCAAGGTTTCTATTTGCATGCCCCACATCCGAACTTTGTTGACGTGAATTGTTGCAAAGAAAAAATGCAAAAACTATTTCACCATTTTATCGTATATGAACGAAAAAAAATGGAAGCTCAATTCGCTCTTTCAAATGAACTTAGTACTTCCATTAAACAGTCAATGAAACAAATACAGCCAGAAGACCCGTATGATGAAATGATTCAAAAAATAGCTAATGAAATGGACCGTTTTGCTTTCCGTATCTACATATGCGATGCTGAGGGGTTCCAACAATCCTCAAATATTGAAAAAGAACATGGAAGTCACTGGAAGCTTAAAAAAGAAGGCAGAATGAAAAACTGGAGTTGGCGTCCGTATTTTCTTGAGAATATTGTACGTATGAATATTGAAAAAAGAGGCTTCTTGTCTGACCTATATACAGATATTGAACGGGATGAGCGTATTCGGACTTATTCCTATCCGATTTCGGATCAATTATATTTATTTCTTGACATTCCATATGAATATCTTTTTGAACAAGAAGGACTGTTATAG
- a CDS encoding SurA N-terminal domain-containing protein, with product MTKVVSIIALAFGLAACGGDDSDQTEETVAPEEGVATEQDIEAILDTENIPDVIATVNGEDINKDIYVANLEQQASQLAMQGFDLESEEGASYLQMVEDSLIQQIINERLIIQAANEEDIQVTDEEIDKEIEQLIGQMGMETEEQLQELLDEQGVTMEELRADVIDFIKRDKYIETNINVTSPSEEELQSAYDERVAMVDEETEVPDFEDYKDELEYNLVRDREQEQTVELLENLREDSEITIHI from the coding sequence ATGACAAAGGTTGTCAGTATAATTGCACTAGCTTTTGGACTAGCTGCTTGTGGTGGAGATGATTCAGATCAAACAGAAGAGACTGTTGCACCCGAAGAAGGAGTGGCAACAGAGCAAGATATTGAAGCAATCCTTGATACAGAAAATATTCCGGATGTGATTGCAACAGTAAACGGTGAAGATATAAATAAAGACATTTATGTTGCAAACCTCGAGCAACAAGCATCTCAGCTTGCGATGCAGGGATTTGACTTAGAAAGCGAAGAGGGAGCTAGTTATTTACAGATGGTTGAAGATAGCTTGATTCAACAAATTATTAATGAAAGACTCATTATTCAAGCAGCAAATGAAGAAGATATCCAAGTAACGGATGAAGAAATTGATAAAGAAATTGAGCAACTTATCGGTCAAATGGGAATGGAAACAGAAGAACAGCTTCAAGAGTTGTTGGACGAGCAAGGTGTGACGATGGAAGAGCTTAGAGCTGATGTCATTGATTTCATTAAACGAGATAAATATATTGAGACCAACATTAATGTAACTTCACCATCTGAAGAGGAGTTACAATCTGCTTATGATGAGAGGGTAGCTATGGTCGATGAAGAAACAGAAGTACCAGATTTTGAAGATTATAAAGATGAACTAGAATACAATTTAGTAAGAGACAGAGAGCAAGAGCAAACGGTTGAGTTATTAGAGAACCTCCGTGAAGATAGTGAGATTACTATTCATATTTAA
- a CDS encoding Hsp20/alpha crystallin family protein, producing MSDQQPWSKKLPQGYQDILKTIDSFFQQTYENIQDNPLFQTPIPVHVFEDKDNYIIEAELPGVEKRQISLDIYRQAIRIQVTEDERTEIIDEKTGMLERRGRTQIRQRVIPVPFNIQEQDVKALYKNGLLRITIPNKRKRIPIE from the coding sequence ATGTCTGATCAACAACCTTGGTCAAAAAAACTTCCTCAAGGATATCAAGACATATTAAAAACAATAGACAGTTTTTTTCAGCAAACATATGAAAACATTCAAGATAACCCTTTGTTCCAGACACCCATTCCAGTCCACGTGTTTGAAGACAAAGATAATTACATTATTGAAGCTGAATTACCAGGAGTTGAAAAAAGACAAATAAGTTTAGATATTTATAGGCAAGCCATACGAATTCAAGTAACTGAGGATGAACGGACTGAGATTATAGATGAGAAAACAGGGATGCTTGAACGAAGAGGAAGAACTCAAATTAGGCAACGTGTCATCCCAGTTCCCTTTAATATACAGGAACAAGATGTCAAAGCCTTATACAAAAATGGCTTACTGCGCATTACAATTCCAAACAAGCGCAAAAGAATTCCTATCGAGTAA
- the metA gene encoding homoserine O-acetyltransferase MetA, translated as MPIKIPDHLPAKEILNEENIFVMDESRAYSQDIRPLKIVILNLMPIKEITETQLLRLLGNSPLQVEVSLLYPNTHVSKNTSHEHLHAFYKTFDEVKNQKFDGMIITGAPIEKLEFEAVTYWEELREIMNWSVDNVTSTLHICWGAQAGLYHHYGINKYRLDQKLFGVFDHTVEKQNVKLLRGFDDEFLAPHSRHTDVRREDIEQVNDLEVLSVSDEAGVYIVASKNGKQIFVTGHSEYDVTTLQEEYERDLEKGLKIDLPHNYFPQDNDKLPPRLRWRAHSNLLFTNWLNYYVYQETPYDLGNYVKR; from the coding sequence ATGCCTATAAAAATTCCAGATCACTTACCAGCTAAAGAAATTCTAAATGAAGAAAATATCTTTGTCATGGATGAAAGTCGTGCTTATTCACAAGATATTAGACCATTAAAGATTGTCATTTTAAACTTGATGCCAATTAAAGAGATAACGGAAACACAGCTTCTCCGCTTGCTTGGTAATAGTCCTCTACAAGTAGAAGTGTCGTTGTTGTACCCTAATACTCATGTATCAAAAAATACATCGCATGAGCACTTACATGCCTTTTATAAAACGTTTGACGAAGTGAAGAATCAAAAGTTTGACGGAATGATCATAACTGGTGCTCCAATTGAGAAGTTGGAATTTGAAGCAGTAACTTATTGGGAGGAACTAAGAGAGATAATGAATTGGAGTGTTGATAATGTAACATCGACATTGCATATTTGTTGGGGAGCGCAAGCCGGACTGTACCATCATTATGGTATAAATAAGTACAGATTGGATCAGAAGCTTTTCGGTGTTTTTGATCATACGGTTGAAAAACAAAACGTTAAGTTGCTTAGAGGCTTTGACGATGAATTTTTAGCGCCGCATTCTCGTCACACAGATGTTCGAAGAGAGGACATTGAACAAGTGAATGATCTTGAAGTTTTAAGTGTTTCTGACGAGGCTGGTGTTTATATCGTCGCTTCGAAAAATGGCAAACAAATTTTTGTGACGGGTCATTCAGAATATGATGTAACTACTCTTCAAGAAGAATATGAACGAGACCTTGAGAAAGGTTTAAAAATTGATCTGCCACATAATTATTTTCCACAAGATAATGATAAATTGCCTCCAAGATTAAGATGGAGAGCCCATTCGAACTTACTGTTTACAAATTGGTTAAACTATTATGTTTATCAAGAAACGCCATATGACCTTGGCAATTACGTAAAGCGTTAA
- a CDS encoding chemotaxis protein gives MLEQNNILLDSGTNELEIVMFTVGQSTFGINVLKVREIINPIAVTATPNTHKNVEGIIRLRQEVIPVVDLAKVLNLPKSMYPEQDKFIIAELNQIKVAFHVHSVSRIHRISWEQIEKPSELSQGEAGETIGIVKLDDTLALLLDFEKIVVDIHPESGLSVEQVKSLGTRERSDKRLLIAEDSITLRKLLKDTLSEAGYNNLQFFENGKAAWTFLNELVQEGKDVKQYVDLIISDIEMPQMDGHHLTLKIKENQLLNHIPVFIFSSLITSDLYHKGEKVGADVQISKPEIVKLIEMIDRYLL, from the coding sequence ATGTTGGAACAAAACAACATCCTATTAGATAGTGGTACGAACGAACTTGAAATTGTCATGTTTACAGTTGGTCAGAGTACGTTTGGTATAAACGTTTTGAAAGTAAGGGAAATTATTAATCCAATAGCTGTTACAGCTACACCTAACACTCACAAAAATGTCGAAGGTATTATACGTCTGCGTCAGGAAGTAATTCCAGTCGTTGATTTAGCAAAAGTTCTTAATTTACCTAAGTCTATGTATCCAGAACAGGACAAGTTTATTATTGCTGAATTAAATCAAATAAAAGTAGCCTTTCATGTACATAGTGTATCCCGTATTCATCGTATTTCGTGGGAACAGATCGAGAAGCCATCTGAGCTATCTCAAGGCGAGGCTGGGGAAACAATAGGAATTGTTAAGCTTGATGACACCTTGGCCCTGCTCTTGGACTTTGAGAAAATTGTTGTTGATATTCATCCTGAATCTGGCTTGTCCGTTGAACAAGTAAAGTCACTTGGTACACGTGAACGTTCCGATAAACGTTTATTAATTGCTGAAGATTCAATAACTTTACGTAAATTACTAAAAGATACATTATCAGAAGCTGGCTATAACAACTTACAATTCTTTGAAAACGGGAAAGCTGCCTGGACCTTTTTAAATGAACTTGTACAAGAGGGGAAAGATGTAAAACAATATGTCGACTTAATTATCTCTGATATCGAAATGCCTCAAATGGACGGACATCATTTAACGTTGAAAATAAAAGAAAATCAATTGCTAAATCATATACCTGTTTTTATCTTTTCATCTCTAATTACAAGTGATCTATATCATAAAGGTGAAAAGGTAGGTGCGGATGTTCAAATTAGTAAGCCTGAAATTGTGAAATTGATAGAAATGATTGATCGTTATCTGCTGTAG
- a CDS encoding YppG family protein translates to MFQPNYQRPMNPHYPHPQSSFQQRHYVNQRPTQMQRFLPQQQQKPLQTPNRHMGPQQFQGYKPSKASFLKAAFTNENGTFDMNKTVNTVDQVMKAVNQVSPIVKQVSSFFTKK, encoded by the coding sequence ATGTTTCAACCAAATTATCAAAGACCTATGAACCCACACTATCCACACCCTCAAAGCTCTTTTCAACAACGACATTACGTAAATCAGCGCCCTACACAAATGCAAAGGTTCCTACCACAACAGCAGCAGAAACCTTTGCAAACACCTAACAGGCACATGGGCCCACAGCAATTCCAAGGCTATAAGCCAAGTAAAGCTTCTTTTCTAAAAGCTGCCTTCACAAATGAAAATGGCACCTTTGATATGAATAAAACAGTTAATACTGTTGATCAAGTGATGAAAGCAGTCAACCAAGTATCACCAATCGTTAAACAAGTTAGTAGTTTCTTTACGAAGAAATAA
- a CDS encoding dipeptidase, whose product MMNLGIIDTHCDALLKLWEDPSRNFESPELDTNLNRLKTGNVKVQLFAIFVEPFIKQDQKFQVVLEQIELFHKKVLGASTKIHHIKQWSELEQLKEDEIGAVLTLEGVDAIGDDLTKLEILHQLGVISVGLTWNQANLCADGVGEPRGAGLTLLGKELVRLNNKNRVLTDVSHLSIKGFWDVMELARFPIASHSNARSLCDHPRNLNDDQIMALIKKQGYIGVVFCPSFVKEEHASISDVLSHIDHLCSLGAQDIIGFGSDFDGITDKIPYLSHSGEYEHLVNELAKYYSSTQLNQFLKGNFKKLIERLK is encoded by the coding sequence ATGATGAACCTAGGGATTATCGATACGCATTGTGATGCATTATTGAAGCTTTGGGAAGATCCTAGTCGTAATTTTGAATCACCTGAATTAGACACGAATCTAAATAGGCTTAAAACTGGTAATGTGAAAGTTCAGTTATTCGCTATTTTCGTAGAACCATTTATTAAACAGGATCAAAAATTCCAAGTAGTTTTAGAACAAATCGAACTTTTTCATAAGAAGGTTCTGGGAGCAAGTACGAAAATACATCATATTAAACAATGGTCCGAATTGGAGCAATTAAAAGAAGATGAAATAGGAGCAGTACTGACGCTAGAAGGGGTAGATGCAATAGGAGATGACCTTACAAAACTTGAAATTCTGCATCAATTAGGTGTGATATCAGTGGGGTTAACCTGGAATCAAGCAAACCTATGTGCAGATGGAGTAGGAGAACCACGAGGAGCTGGTCTTACACTACTAGGTAAAGAGCTCGTGCGCTTGAATAATAAAAATCGTGTACTTACCGATGTATCCCATCTTAGCATCAAAGGCTTTTGGGATGTAATGGAGCTAGCTAGATTTCCAATCGCTTCTCATTCTAATGCTAGATCGCTATGTGATCATCCTAGAAACCTTAATGATGATCAAATCATGGCATTAATAAAGAAACAAGGCTATATAGGAGTTGTATTTTGTCCTAGTTTTGTTAAAGAAGAACATGCTAGTATATCAGATGTGTTGAGTCATATCGATCATCTTTGCTCACTAGGAGCTCAAGATATCATTGGCTTTGGTTCAGATTTTGATGGAATTACAGACAAGATTCCCTATTTATCTCATAGTGGGGAGTATGAGCACCTTGTAAATGAATTAGCTAAGTATTATTCATCTACTCAATTAAATCAGTTTTTGAAAGGCAATTTCAAAAAATTAATTGAGCGACTTAAATGA
- a CDS encoding iron-sulfur cluster biosynthesis family protein, translated as MNITDRAKTFLEETMNEHGLKTVRVVFAGMGUGGPKLGLALDEPAESDQQEVINGIKVAIEKDVVPHVENLTLDYEEENGQAGLVMRGGGQDCC; from the coding sequence ATGAACATTACAGATCGCGCCAAGACATTTCTTGAAGAGACGATGAATGAACACGGACTTAAAACAGTTCGTGTAGTATTTGCCGGTATGGGTTGAGGTGGTCCGAAACTAGGGCTAGCTCTGGATGAGCCGGCAGAATCGGATCAACAAGAAGTTATTAATGGCATTAAGGTAGCGATAGAAAAAGATGTAGTTCCCCATGTAGAAAATCTAACTTTAGACTATGAAGAAGAAAATGGTCAAGCAGGGCTAGTAATGCGTGGCGGTGGCCAAGATTGTTGCTAA